In Halichondria panicea chromosome 13, odHalPani1.1, whole genome shotgun sequence, one genomic interval encodes:
- the LOC135346072 gene encoding NACHT, LRR and PYD domains-containing protein 12-like isoform X1 — MAEETPRLVQQAQVLIQEQTTNSLLYQNSPSSFADDLPSPLNQVAPDYAHLVQRISSHMATNDVSIDSVIVELNRILHDGHMGITIQQEEVRDFGSLCVHIRQLGLCHESDIDLLCRLLHVLGLQELHSLALEYADHIMSNQALTCQYNSTSTQTHHLLLTLHSNPDMTLGEAFVVKDMIAGVLSIQRHTFSLASTRHGSIVLVWKIPAAFLKQSLSVFGVDEIRTRLDSDPTLSSIKLEYMERSQVRIEEVYSKRRMICDRSISSSTEQMDEEEGPLSTFGVKRGAQSNVTVPTDLQPPPLRRPRPDRSHDKLIGSRTEENDRLPEQPSTSQSNLQFRQPPHEFGRQYIPPSGDDQSRYSSPLVRSSSTRSEGHSTDESPLQVLIKTLRTSYADEKFFNKSAGINKGTIKFINLALVKKKGISAADAENDEFLQSTLHGSVDDIIKKKKEDIKLQGIFTYGKKGSRKLVLVEGAPGVGKTMLALHMCQLWANKDLLDEYDMVLLVTLRRYQRKPSVDLSDLLIYLQGSLLDDATEELLRSQGERSLFILEGWDELPPTLREEGSFFFDIVEGNILPKASVLVTSRPTVTSDLYEYMDERHIEVLGFSTKEITQYVQLHGGDMSETVLSHLNKFPNLKALAHIPLTLSIICHVARKDSALPHTLTELYRQHICNTLFLTLKRHITFKSLSGISCLEELPVEVRSVINSLCTLALDGFKEKKFVYSKEDLQRVGLKPNAFDGYGLLNAPVMAVAAGFEQIYQFNHLSIQEFLAAYGIQHLVNDQRVSLLREFRNDKQFQNIWKFFSGITRLENEYFKELIISETGKANRDQIFLLHCLYEADNPAISKKAAKKMFHVLNLGNMLLSTTDCLCAAHMITSAGGEWQVELRGCNMGDDGLRIFKTSLLTHIETHGVLGFTIKRLDLTQNRIQARSVGHLADMIDSKMQLHSLILSSNPFGDEGMRTIAAGLKQPHATTKSLRFLSCELTTDGAFELADVLRANSTIKELHIGFEPFGCHGVKSIAQALDNRYNKTLTELSLTKTDMTTAGLTALAQMAPVNQTLEVLRLDRNDLGSDDCHLVATIIEKSSSLTLIDLSKNPIGDAGFERVLEALIAKPKSSLKKLGVFGCDVTPKGLKKLVELFSVTETFVGIHLGCNHLGDEGAELVGEALKRNSSKSVKQVLMEATKVTDKGKKKLQEICDSINSERDAENKLDLNYKQNSQVVQKRNSTNYL, encoded by the exons ATGGCAGAGGAAACTCCACGTTTGGTGCAGCAAGCACAGGTGCTAATTCAAGAGCAGACCACAAACTCATTGCTTTATCAGAACAGTCCATCTAGTTTTGCCGATGATCTCCCCTCCCCATTGAATCAAGTTGCACCAGATTATGCACACTTGGTGCAGAGAATATCTTCTCATATGGCGACAAATGATGTTTCAATTGACAGCGTCATTGTTGAACTAAACAGGATTCTACATGATGGTCACATGGGCATTACTATTCAGCAGGAAGAAGTGAGGGATTTTGgctctctgtgtgtgcatattcGTCAGCTTGGATTGTGCCACGAATCAGACATTGACTTACTCTGTAGGCTTCTCCATGTATTGGGACTACAGGAATTGCACTCTCTTGCTCTCGAGTATGCCGATCATATCATGAGCAATCAAGCTCTAACCTGCCAGTACAACTCCACATCTACCCAAACTCACCATCTCCTCTTGACATTACATAGCAACCCTGATATGACTCTTGGAGAGGCGTTCGTGGTTAAAGATATGATTGCTGGAGTTCTCTCGATTCAGAGACACACCTTTAGTCTTGCTTCCACCCGACATGGCTCCATTGTCTTAGTATGGAAGATACCTGCTGCCTTTCTGAAGCAGTCACTTAGTGTATTCGGTGTAGACGAAATTAGGACGAGACTCGATTCAGATCCCACACTGAGTTCTATCAAACTGGAGTATATGGAAAGAAGCCAGGTGCGTATCGAGGAGGTGTACAGCAAGAGGAGAATGATTTGCGATCGAAGTATTTCCTCAAGTACGGAGCAGATGGACGAAGAGGAAGGACCTTTGTCAACTTTTG GAGTTAAAAGAGGGGCTCAATCTAACGTCACTGTGCCAACAGATCTCCAACCTCCCCCTCTCCGCCGGCCTAGACCTGACAGATCACATGACAAGCTAATAG GTTCTAGAACGGAAGAAAACGATCGCTTACCAGAACAACCAAGCACCTCTCAATCTAACCTGCAATTTCGTCAGCCCCCACACGAATTTGGCCGGCAATACATACCTCCGTCAGGTGATGATCAAAGTCGTTATTCATCACCCTTAGTACGTTCTAGTTCCACTCGCTCAGAAGGACATTCAACAGATGAATCTCCTCTTCAAGTGCTCATTAAAACTTTGAGAACCTCTTATGCAGATGAAAAGTTCTTCAACAAATCTGCTGGTATTAACAAAGGAACTATCAAATTTATTAATCTAGCACTCGTCAAGAAGAAAGGAATAAGTGCTGCAGATGCAGAGAATGATGAATTTCTGCAAAGTACATTACACGGCTCTGTGGATGACATCATCAAGAAGAAAAAGGAAGACATTAAGTTGCAAGGAATTTTCACTTACGGTAAAAAAGGATCGAGGAAGCTCGTACTAGTCGAAGGGGCTCCTGGTGTTGGAAAGACAATGCTTGCCCTACACATGTGTCAACTATGGGCCAATAAAGATCTGCTAGATGAATACGATATGGTGCTCTTGGTAACCCTCAGAAGATACCAGCGAAAACCGTCAGTGGATTTGAGTGATCTGCTCATATACCTGCAAGGCTCTCTTCTCGATGATGCTACCGAAGAGTTATTGAGATCTCAAGGGGAAAGAAGTTTGTTCATTCTCGAAGGCTGGGACGAGTTGCCTCCTACGTTACGTGAAGAAGGTTCATTCTTTTTTGACATTGTCGAGGGCAATATTTTACCGAAAGCATCTGTACTTGTAACCTCTCGTCCCacagtgacctctgacctctatGAATACATGGATGAACGACATATCGAGGTATTGGGCTTCAGCACTAAGGAAATCACACAGTACGTACAACTTCATGGCGGGGATATGTCTGAAACGGTTCTTAGCCATCTCAACAAGTTTCCGAACCTCAAAGCGTTGGCCCACATCCCGCTCACTCTTTCCATTATCTGCCACGTGGCTCGAAAAGATTCAGCTTTGCCGCATACCCTCACAGAGCTTTATCGTCAGCACATCTGTAACACTCTTTTCCTAACCTTGAAGAGGCACATAACGTTCAAGTCCCTCTCTGGAATTTCTTGCTTGGAAGAACTACCGGTCGAAGTTAGAAGCGTGATCAATTCTCTATGTACTTTGGCTCTGGACGGCTTCAAAGAGAAGAAGTTTGTGTACAGTAAAGAGGATTTGCAGAGAGTTGGTCTCAAACCAAATGCCTTTGATGGCTACGGCCTATTGAATGCACCTGTTATGGCCGTTGCAGCAGGATTCGAGCAGATTTATCAGTTCAATCATCTCTCAATTCAAGAGTTTCTCGCAGCCTATGGAATTCAACATCTGGTTAATGATCAACGAGTTTCACTTCTCAGAGAGTTTCGAAATGACAAGCAGTTTCAAAACATTTGGAAATTTTTCTCGGGGATTACAAGGCTCGAGAACGAATATTTCAAAGAATTGATCATATCTGAAACTGGGAAGGCCAATCGAGATCAAATCTTTCTTCTACACTGCTTGTACGAAGCTGACAACCCTGCTATCAGCAAGAAAGCTGCGAAAAAGATGTTCCATGTTCTAAACCTTGGTAACATGCTTCTCAGCACAACCGACTGTCTCTGTGCTGCTCACATGATCACATCGGCTGGGGGGGAGTGGCAGGTCGAGTTGAGGGGGTGCAATATGGGGGACGATGGACTGAGGATATTCAAGACGTCTCTTTTGACCCACATTGAGACCCATGGAGTACTCGGATTCACCATCAAGAGATTGGA TTTGACTCAGAACCGGATACAAGCAAGGTCTGTTGGCCACCTCGCGGACATGATCGACAGCAAGATGCAGCTGCATTCACTCAT ATTGTCGTCCAATCCGTTTGGAGACGAGGGTATGAGGACTATCGCAGCAGGTCTCAAGCAGCCGCACGCAACAACCAAGTCACTTCG TTTCTTAAGCTGTGAGCTGACTACAGATGGTGCTTTTGAACTAGCTGATGTCTTGAGAGCAAACAGCACAATAAAAGAACTCCA CATCGGATTTGAACCATTTGGTTGCCATGGCGTTAAGAGTATAGCGCAAGCACTAGACAACAGATACAACAAGACACTCACTGAACTATC ACTGACGAAAACAGATATGACTACAGCCGGTCTTACTGCTCTAGCCCAAATGGCTCCCGTCAACCAAACTCTTGAAGTACTAAG ACTTGATCGGAATGATTTGGGATCTGATGACTGTCATCTGGTGGCTACTATTATTGAGAAGAGCAGCAGCCTTACTCTGATAGA TTTGTCAAAAAATCCAATTGGAGATGCTGGTTTTGAGCGAGTACTTGAAGCACTGATTGCCAAACCTAAAAGCTCTCTCAAAAAGTTGGG GGTGTTTGGATGTGATGTCACACCAAAGGGGCTCAAGAAACTCGTGGAACTATTTTCAGTCACAGAAACTTTTGTCGGAATTCA TCTGGGGTGCAATCATCTCGGAGACGAGGGTGCTGAACTAGTGGGAGAGGCTTTGAAAAGAAACAGCTCCAAATCAGTCAAGCAAGTTCT AATGGAGGCTACAAAGGTGACTGACAAAGGAAAGAAGAAGCTCCAGGAGATCTGTGACTCCATCAACTCTGAGAGAGATGCAGAGAACAAGTTAGATCTCAACTACAAGCAAAACTCTCAAGTAGTGCAGAAAAGAAACTCCACCAATTATCTGTGA
- the LOC135346072 gene encoding NACHT, LRR and PYD domains-containing protein 5-like isoform X2, whose amino-acid sequence MARSTKRFFMVHHVDFNSYLNLEELLPHLNDQQLLTSNEMEKLMLKSLTRQEKILELVKIMCIKGDRAPSLFTKCVRDAAEHLPHSDLADKLEDWLNINNSATDTLGTSSGSEPMSRFPQPSKSSSEKQPAPRDNTIQGVKRRAQSDVTMPTDLQPPPLRRPRHDRSHDKLTGSRTEENDRLPEQPSTSQSNLQFRQPPHEFGRQYIPPSGDDQSRYSSPLVRSSSTRSEGHSTDESPLQVLIKTLRTSYADEKFFNKSAGINKGTIKFINLALVKKKGISAADAENDEFLQSTLHGSVDDIIKKKKEDIKLQGIFTYGKKGSRKLVLVEGAPGVGKTMLALHMCQLWANKDLLDEYDMVLLVTLRRYQRKPSVDLSDLLIYLQGSLLDDATEELLRSQGERSLFILEGWDELPPTLREEGSFFFDIVEGNILPKASVLVTSRPTVTSDLYEYMDERHIEVLGFSTKEITQYVQLHGGDMSETVLSHLNKFPNLKALAHIPLTLSIICHVARKDSALPHTLTELYRQHICNTLFLTLKRHITFKSLSGISCLEELPVEVRSVINSLCTLALDGFKEKKFVYSKEDLQRVGLKPNAFDGYGLLNAPVMAVAAGFEQIYQFNHLSIQEFLAAYGIQHLVNDQRVSLLREFRNDKQFQNIWKFFSGITRLENEYFKELIISETGKANRDQIFLLHCLYEADNPAISKKAAKKMFHVLNLGNMLLSTTDCLCAAHMITSAGGEWQVELRGCNMGDDGLRIFKTSLLTHIETHGVLGFTIKRLDLTQNRIQARSVGHLADMIDSKMQLHSLILSSNPFGDEGMRTIAAGLKQPHATTKSLRFLSCELTTDGAFELADVLRANSTIKELHIGFEPFGCHGVKSIAQALDNRYNKTLTELSLTKTDMTTAGLTALAQMAPVNQTLEVLRLDRNDLGSDDCHLVATIIEKSSSLTLIDLSKNPIGDAGFERVLEALIAKPKSSLKKLGVFGCDVTPKGLKKLVELFSVTETFVGIHLGCNHLGDEGAELVGEALKRNSSKSVKQVLMEATKVTDKGKKKLQEICDSINSERDAENKLDLNYKQNSQVVQKRNSTNYL is encoded by the exons ATGGCTAGATCTACTAAAAGATTTTTTATGGTCCATCATGTTGACTTTAATAGCTATCTTAACCTGGAAGAGCTACTACCACATCTAAACGATCAGCAGCTTCTGACCAGTAATGAAATGGAAAAATTGATGTTGAAGAGTCTAACTAGACAAGAGAAGATACTGGAACTAGTTAAAATCATGTGCATAAAAGGAGATCGAGCTCCTTCATTATTCACAAAGTGTGTTCGTGATGCAGCGGAACACTTGCCTCATTCCGATCTGGCAGATAAATTGGAGGATTGGCTTAATATAAATAATTCTGCAACCGACACGTTAGGTACAAGTTCTGGTTCTGAACCTATGTCTCGTTTTCCACAACCCAGCAAATCGTCAAGTGAGAAGCAACCCGCACCTAGAGACAACACAATTCAAG GAGTTAAAAGAAGGGCTCAATCTGACGTTACCATGCCAACAGATCTCCAACCACCCCCTCTCCGCCGGCCTAGACATGACAGATCACATGACAAGCTAACAG GTTCTAGAACGGAAGAAAACGATCGCTTACCAGAACAACCAAGCACCTCTCAATCTAACCTGCAATTTCGTCAGCCCCCACACGAATTTGGCCGGCAATACATACCTCCGTCAGGTGATGATCAAAGTCGTTATTCATCACCCTTAGTACGTTCTAGTTCCACTCGCTCAGAAGGACATTCAACAGATGAATCTCCTCTTCAAGTGCTCATTAAAACTTTGAGAACCTCTTATGCAGATGAAAAGTTCTTCAACAAATCTGCTGGTATTAACAAAGGAACTATCAAATTTATTAATCTAGCACTCGTCAAGAAGAAAGGAATAAGTGCTGCAGATGCAGAGAATGATGAATTTCTGCAAAGTACATTACACGGCTCTGTGGATGACATCATCAAGAAGAAAAAGGAAGACATTAAGTTGCAAGGAATTTTCACTTACGGTAAAAAAGGATCGAGGAAGCTCGTACTAGTCGAAGGGGCTCCTGGTGTTGGAAAGACAATGCTTGCCCTACACATGTGTCAACTATGGGCCAATAAAGATCTGCTAGATGAATACGATATGGTGCTCTTGGTAACCCTCAGAAGATACCAGCGAAAACCGTCAGTGGATTTGAGTGATCTGCTCATATACCTGCAAGGCTCTCTTCTCGATGATGCTACCGAAGAGTTATTGAGATCTCAAGGGGAAAGAAGTTTGTTCATTCTCGAAGGCTGGGACGAGTTGCCTCCTACGTTACGTGAAGAAGGTTCATTCTTTTTTGACATTGTCGAGGGCAATATTTTACCGAAAGCATCTGTACTTGTAACCTCTCGTCCCacagtgacctctgacctctatGAATACATGGATGAACGACATATCGAGGTATTGGGCTTCAGCACTAAGGAAATCACACAGTACGTACAACTTCATGGCGGGGATATGTCTGAAACGGTTCTTAGCCATCTCAACAAGTTTCCGAACCTCAAAGCGTTGGCCCACATCCCGCTCACTCTTTCCATTATCTGCCACGTGGCTCGAAAAGATTCAGCTTTGCCGCATACCCTCACAGAGCTTTATCGTCAGCACATCTGTAACACTCTTTTCCTAACCTTGAAGAGGCACATAACGTTCAAGTCCCTCTCTGGAATTTCTTGCTTGGAAGAACTACCGGTCGAAGTTAGAAGCGTGATCAATTCTCTATGTACTTTGGCTCTGGACGGCTTCAAAGAGAAGAAGTTTGTGTACAGTAAAGAGGATTTGCAGAGAGTTGGTCTCAAACCAAATGCCTTTGATGGCTACGGCCTATTGAATGCACCTGTTATGGCCGTTGCAGCAGGATTCGAGCAGATTTATCAGTTCAATCATCTCTCAATTCAAGAGTTTCTCGCAGCCTATGGAATTCAACATCTGGTTAATGATCAACGAGTTTCACTTCTCAGAGAGTTTCGAAATGACAAGCAGTTTCAAAACATTTGGAAATTTTTCTCGGGGATTACAAGGCTCGAGAACGAATATTTCAAAGAATTGATCATATCTGAAACTGGGAAGGCCAATCGAGATCAAATCTTTCTTCTACACTGCTTGTACGAAGCTGACAACCCTGCTATCAGCAAGAAAGCTGCGAAAAAGATGTTCCATGTTCTAAACCTTGGTAACATGCTTCTCAGCACAACCGACTGTCTCTGTGCTGCTCACATGATCACATCGGCTGGGGGGGAGTGGCAGGTCGAGTTGAGGGGGTGCAATATGGGGGACGATGGACTGAGGATATTCAAGACGTCTCTTTTGACCCACATTGAGACCCATGGAGTACTCGGATTCACCATCAAGAGATTGGA TTTGACTCAGAACCGGATACAAGCAAGGTCTGTTGGCCACCTCGCGGACATGATCGACAGCAAGATGCAGCTGCATTCACTCAT ATTGTCGTCCAATCCGTTTGGAGACGAGGGTATGAGGACTATCGCAGCAGGTCTCAAGCAGCCGCACGCAACAACCAAGTCACTTCG TTTCTTAAGCTGTGAGCTGACTACAGATGGTGCTTTTGAACTAGCTGATGTCTTGAGAGCAAACAGCACAATAAAAGAACTCCA CATCGGATTTGAACCATTTGGTTGCCATGGCGTTAAGAGTATAGCGCAAGCACTAGACAACAGATACAACAAGACACTCACTGAACTATC ACTGACGAAAACAGATATGACTACAGCCGGTCTTACTGCTCTAGCCCAAATGGCTCCCGTCAACCAAACTCTTGAAGTACTAAG ACTTGATCGGAATGATTTGGGATCTGATGACTGTCATCTGGTGGCTACTATTATTGAGAAGAGCAGCAGCCTTACTCTGATAGA TTTGTCAAAAAATCCAATTGGAGATGCTGGTTTTGAGCGAGTACTTGAAGCACTGATTGCCAAACCTAAAAGCTCTCTCAAAAAGTTGGG GGTGTTTGGATGTGATGTCACACCAAAGGGGCTCAAGAAACTCGTGGAACTATTTTCAGTCACAGAAACTTTTGTCGGAATTCA TCTGGGGTGCAATCATCTCGGAGACGAGGGTGCTGAACTAGTGGGAGAGGCTTTGAAAAGAAACAGCTCCAAATCAGTCAAGCAAGTTCT AATGGAGGCTACAAAGGTGACTGACAAAGGAAAGAAGAAGCTCCAGGAGATCTGTGACTCCATCAACTCTGAGAGAGATGCAGAGAACAAGTTAGATCTCAACTACAAGCAAAACTCTCAAGTAGTGCAGAAAAGAAACTCCACCAATTATCTGTGA
- the LOC135346072 gene encoding NACHT, LRR and PYD domains-containing protein 12-like isoform X3 produces the protein MARSTKRFFMVHHVDFNSYLNLEELLPHLNDQQLLTSNEMEKLMLKSLTRQEKILELVKIMCIKGDRAPSLFTKCVRDAAEHLPHSDLADKLEDWLNINNSATDTLGTSSGSEPMSRFPQPSKSSRVKRRAQSDVTMPTDLQPPPLRRPRHDRSHDKLTGSRTEENDRLPEQPSTSQSNLQFRQPPHEFGRQYIPPSGDDQSRYSSPLVRSSSTRSEGHSTDESPLQVLIKTLRTSYADEKFFNKSAGINKGTIKFINLALVKKKGISAADAENDEFLQSTLHGSVDDIIKKKKEDIKLQGIFTYGKKGSRKLVLVEGAPGVGKTMLALHMCQLWANKDLLDEYDMVLLVTLRRYQRKPSVDLSDLLIYLQGSLLDDATEELLRSQGERSLFILEGWDELPPTLREEGSFFFDIVEGNILPKASVLVTSRPTVTSDLYEYMDERHIEVLGFSTKEITQYVQLHGGDMSETVLSHLNKFPNLKALAHIPLTLSIICHVARKDSALPHTLTELYRQHICNTLFLTLKRHITFKSLSGISCLEELPVEVRSVINSLCTLALDGFKEKKFVYSKEDLQRVGLKPNAFDGYGLLNAPVMAVAAGFEQIYQFNHLSIQEFLAAYGIQHLVNDQRVSLLREFRNDKQFQNIWKFFSGITRLENEYFKELIISETGKANRDQIFLLHCLYEADNPAISKKAAKKMFHVLNLGNMLLSTTDCLCAAHMITSAGGEWQVELRGCNMGDDGLRIFKTSLLTHIETHGVLGFTIKRLDLTQNRIQARSVGHLADMIDSKMQLHSLILSSNPFGDEGMRTIAAGLKQPHATTKSLRFLSCELTTDGAFELADVLRANSTIKELHIGFEPFGCHGVKSIAQALDNRYNKTLTELSLTKTDMTTAGLTALAQMAPVNQTLEVLRLDRNDLGSDDCHLVATIIEKSSSLTLIDLSKNPIGDAGFERVLEALIAKPKSSLKKLGVFGCDVTPKGLKKLVELFSVTETFVGIHLGCNHLGDEGAELVGEALKRNSSKSVKQVLMEATKVTDKGKKKLQEICDSINSERDAENKLDLNYKQNSQVVQKRNSTNYL, from the exons ATGGCTAGATCTACTAAAAGATTTTTTATGGTCCATCATGTTGACTTTAATAGCTATCTTAACCTGGAAGAGCTACTACCACATCTAAACGATCAGCAGCTTCTGACCAGTAATGAAATGGAAAAATTGATGTTGAAGAGTCTAACTAGACAAGAGAAGATACTGGAACTAGTTAAAATCATGTGCATAAAAGGAGATCGAGCTCCTTCATTATTCACAAAGTGTGTTCGTGATGCAGCGGAACACTTGCCTCATTCCGATCTGGCAGATAAATTGGAGGATTGGCTTAATATAAATAATTCTGCAACCGACACGTTAGGTACAAGTTCTGGTTCTGAACCTATGTCTCGTTTTCCACAACCCAGCAAATCGTCAA GAGTTAAAAGAAGGGCTCAATCTGACGTTACCATGCCAACAGATCTCCAACCACCCCCTCTCCGCCGGCCTAGACATGACAGATCACATGACAAGCTAACAG GTTCTAGAACGGAAGAAAACGATCGCTTACCAGAACAACCAAGCACCTCTCAATCTAACCTGCAATTTCGTCAGCCCCCACACGAATTTGGCCGGCAATACATACCTCCGTCAGGTGATGATCAAAGTCGTTATTCATCACCCTTAGTACGTTCTAGTTCCACTCGCTCAGAAGGACATTCAACAGATGAATCTCCTCTTCAAGTGCTCATTAAAACTTTGAGAACCTCTTATGCAGATGAAAAGTTCTTCAACAAATCTGCTGGTATTAACAAAGGAACTATCAAATTTATTAATCTAGCACTCGTCAAGAAGAAAGGAATAAGTGCTGCAGATGCAGAGAATGATGAATTTCTGCAAAGTACATTACACGGCTCTGTGGATGACATCATCAAGAAGAAAAAGGAAGACATTAAGTTGCAAGGAATTTTCACTTACGGTAAAAAAGGATCGAGGAAGCTCGTACTAGTCGAAGGGGCTCCTGGTGTTGGAAAGACAATGCTTGCCCTACACATGTGTCAACTATGGGCCAATAAAGATCTGCTAGATGAATACGATATGGTGCTCTTGGTAACCCTCAGAAGATACCAGCGAAAACCGTCAGTGGATTTGAGTGATCTGCTCATATACCTGCAAGGCTCTCTTCTCGATGATGCTACCGAAGAGTTATTGAGATCTCAAGGGGAAAGAAGTTTGTTCATTCTCGAAGGCTGGGACGAGTTGCCTCCTACGTTACGTGAAGAAGGTTCATTCTTTTTTGACATTGTCGAGGGCAATATTTTACCGAAAGCATCTGTACTTGTAACCTCTCGTCCCacagtgacctctgacctctatGAATACATGGATGAACGACATATCGAGGTATTGGGCTTCAGCACTAAGGAAATCACACAGTACGTACAACTTCATGGCGGGGATATGTCTGAAACGGTTCTTAGCCATCTCAACAAGTTTCCGAACCTCAAAGCGTTGGCCCACATCCCGCTCACTCTTTCCATTATCTGCCACGTGGCTCGAAAAGATTCAGCTTTGCCGCATACCCTCACAGAGCTTTATCGTCAGCACATCTGTAACACTCTTTTCCTAACCTTGAAGAGGCACATAACGTTCAAGTCCCTCTCTGGAATTTCTTGCTTGGAAGAACTACCGGTCGAAGTTAGAAGCGTGATCAATTCTCTATGTACTTTGGCTCTGGACGGCTTCAAAGAGAAGAAGTTTGTGTACAGTAAAGAGGATTTGCAGAGAGTTGGTCTCAAACCAAATGCCTTTGATGGCTACGGCCTATTGAATGCACCTGTTATGGCCGTTGCAGCAGGATTCGAGCAGATTTATCAGTTCAATCATCTCTCAATTCAAGAGTTTCTCGCAGCCTATGGAATTCAACATCTGGTTAATGATCAACGAGTTTCACTTCTCAGAGAGTTTCGAAATGACAAGCAGTTTCAAAACATTTGGAAATTTTTCTCGGGGATTACAAGGCTCGAGAACGAATATTTCAAAGAATTGATCATATCTGAAACTGGGAAGGCCAATCGAGATCAAATCTTTCTTCTACACTGCTTGTACGAAGCTGACAACCCTGCTATCAGCAAGAAAGCTGCGAAAAAGATGTTCCATGTTCTAAACCTTGGTAACATGCTTCTCAGCACAACCGACTGTCTCTGTGCTGCTCACATGATCACATCGGCTGGGGGGGAGTGGCAGGTCGAGTTGAGGGGGTGCAATATGGGGGACGATGGACTGAGGATATTCAAGACGTCTCTTTTGACCCACATTGAGACCCATGGAGTACTCGGATTCACCATCAAGAGATTGGA TTTGACTCAGAACCGGATACAAGCAAGGTCTGTTGGCCACCTCGCGGACATGATCGACAGCAAGATGCAGCTGCATTCACTCAT ATTGTCGTCCAATCCGTTTGGAGACGAGGGTATGAGGACTATCGCAGCAGGTCTCAAGCAGCCGCACGCAACAACCAAGTCACTTCG TTTCTTAAGCTGTGAGCTGACTACAGATGGTGCTTTTGAACTAGCTGATGTCTTGAGAGCAAACAGCACAATAAAAGAACTCCA CATCGGATTTGAACCATTTGGTTGCCATGGCGTTAAGAGTATAGCGCAAGCACTAGACAACAGATACAACAAGACACTCACTGAACTATC ACTGACGAAAACAGATATGACTACAGCCGGTCTTACTGCTCTAGCCCAAATGGCTCCCGTCAACCAAACTCTTGAAGTACTAAG ACTTGATCGGAATGATTTGGGATCTGATGACTGTCATCTGGTGGCTACTATTATTGAGAAGAGCAGCAGCCTTACTCTGATAGA TTTGTCAAAAAATCCAATTGGAGATGCTGGTTTTGAGCGAGTACTTGAAGCACTGATTGCCAAACCTAAAAGCTCTCTCAAAAAGTTGGG GGTGTTTGGATGTGATGTCACACCAAAGGGGCTCAAGAAACTCGTGGAACTATTTTCAGTCACAGAAACTTTTGTCGGAATTCA TCTGGGGTGCAATCATCTCGGAGACGAGGGTGCTGAACTAGTGGGAGAGGCTTTGAAAAGAAACAGCTCCAAATCAGTCAAGCAAGTTCT AATGGAGGCTACAAAGGTGACTGACAAAGGAAAGAAGAAGCTCCAGGAGATCTGTGACTCCATCAACTCTGAGAGAGATGCAGAGAACAAGTTAGATCTCAACTACAAGCAAAACTCTCAAGTAGTGCAGAAAAGAAACTCCACCAATTATCTGTGA
- the LOC135346085 gene encoding ribonuclease inhibitor-like — protein sequence MFHVLNLGNMLLSTTDCLCAAHMITSAGGDWHVELRGCNMGDDGLRIFKTSLLTHIEAHGVLGFTIKRLDLTQNRIRAMSVCHLADMINSKMQLHSLILSSNPFGDEGMRTLTAGLKQPHATTKSLHFSSCELTKDGAFELADVLRANITIKELYIGFEQFGCHGVTRIAQALDNRYNKTLTELSLTKTDMTSAGLTALAQMAPVNQTLEVLRLDRNDLGADDCHLVATIIEKSSSLILIKS from the exons ATGTTCCATGTTCTAAACCTTGGTAACATGCTTCTCAGCACAACCGACTGTCTCTGTGCTGCTCACATGATCACATCGGCCGGGGGGGATTGGCATGTCGAGTTGAGGGGGTGCAATATGGGGGACGATGGACTGAGGATATTCAAGACGTCTCTTTTGACCCACATTGAGGCCCATGGAGTACTCGGATTCACCATCAAGAGATTGGA TTTGACTCAGAACCGGATACGAGCCATGTCTGTTTGCCACCTAGCGGACATGATCAACAGCAAGATGCAGCTGCACTCACTCAT TTTGTCGTCCAATCCGTTTGGAGACGAGGGCATGAGGACTCTCACAGCAGGTCTCAAACAGCCGCACGCAACAACCAAGTCACTCCA TTTCTCAAGCTGTGAGCTGACTAAAGATGGTGCTTTTGAACTAGCTGATGTCTTGAGAGCAAACATCACAATAAAAGAACTCTA CATCGGATTTGAACAatttggttgccatggtgtTACGAGGATAGCGCAGGCACTAGACAACAGATACAACAAGACTCTCACTGAATTATC ACTGACGAAAACAGATATGACTTCAGCCGGTCTTACTGCTCTAGCCCAAATGGCTCCCGTCAACCAAACTCTTGAAGTACTAAG ACTTGATCGGAATGATTTGGGAGCTGATGACTGTCATCTGGTGGCTACTATTATTGAGAAGAGCAGTAGTCTTATTCTGATAAAGTCGTGA